Proteins encoded together in one Candidatus Latescibacter sp. window:
- a CDS encoding DNA methyltransferase, whose protein sequence is MDENLGEKIPDIWSDIFVASGNEALGYPTQKPEALLERIIKASSNEGDVVLDPFCGCGTTVTAAEKLNRRWIGIDITHLAITLIKHRLEDSFRQELSPYEIIGDPKDLASARALAEADKFQFEWWALSLVDARPAQDKKKGADRGVDGYMYFFDDESGKAKKIVVQVKGGHVSAAQVRDLKGTLEREKAVIGVFITLSEPSAPMRAEAADAGFYEIIHPISGQGMKFPRIQIYTIEELLNGALVKIPAHALEATIKKAGRVQKQGNESEQTKLL, encoded by the coding sequence CTGGATGAAAATTTAGGTGAAAAAATACCTGATATATGGTCTGACATTTTTGTTGCTTCCGGTAATGAGGCTTTAGGTTACCCCACCCAGAAACCTGAAGCCCTGCTTGAGCGTATCATAAAAGCATCTTCGAACGAGGGGGATGTGGTACTCGATCCCTTCTGCGGGTGCGGGACAACGGTCACTGCGGCGGAAAAGCTGAACCGCCGCTGGATCGGCATCGACATCACCCATCTGGCCATCACGCTCATCAAACACAGGTTGGAGGATTCATTCCGTCAAGAGCTTTCACCCTATGAGATCATCGGCGACCCGAAGGATTTGGCGAGCGCCCGGGCGCTTGCCGAGGCGGACAAATTTCAGTTCGAGTGGTGGGCGCTTTCGCTGGTGGACGCCCGTCCCGCGCAGGACAAGAAGAAAGGCGCCGACCGTGGGGTGGACGGCTACATGTATTTCTTCGACGACGAGAGCGGGAAGGCGAAAAAGATCGTGGTGCAGGTCAAGGGAGGTCATGTCTCCGCCGCGCAGGTGCGGGATTTGAAAGGAACGCTGGAGCGCGAGAAAGCAGTTATCGGAGTGTTCATCACCCTCTCGGAGCCATCGGCCCCCATGAGGGCGGAAGCTGCCGACGCGGGGTTCTACGAAATTATACATCCCATCAGCGGCCAGGGGATGAAATTCCCCCGCATCCAGATATACACGATAGAGGAGCTTTTAAACGGAGCGCTGGTGAAGATTCCCGCCCACGCGCTGGAGGCGACCATAAAGAAAGCGGGACGGGTGCAAAAGCAAGGGAACGAATCAGAGCAGACGAAACTCCTTTAA